A single window of Hemibagrus wyckioides isolate EC202008001 linkage group LG28, SWU_Hwy_1.0, whole genome shotgun sequence DNA harbors:
- the tescb gene encoding tescalcin b, producing the protein MTSSLGSNLHLPCRKLKPADVFCRSSSDSKTEICEGTLLPLWGLFTQYRKIITIGYCLRRQAVISLEQIKILHNRFKQLSNNDDVLRRDDLNTLPDLASNPIRSQIVAAFFDRRNFQKGDEGSVQEIGFEEFLIVMSYFRAPSVHMTEEQREEIRRTKLRFLFNMHDTDNDGTITLEEYKHVVEELLSRSGSLGRETAKGIADAAMLEVANISVGRMILKGIEIETRMHIRFLNVDTTSLCK; encoded by the exons ATGACGAGCTCGCTCGGTTCAAATTTGCATTTGCCTTGTAGGAAACTGAAACCAGCGGATGTTTTCTGTAGATCATCTTCTGACAGCAAAACAGAGATCTGCGAGGGAACCTTGCTGCCATTATGGGGGCTTTTCACTCAGTACCGGAAGATCATCACTATCGGATATTGTCTGAGAAGACAGGCTGTAA TTTCACTGGAGCAGATCAAGATTCTTCATAATCGCTTCAAGCAGTTAAGCAATAATGACGATGTCTTACG GAGAGATGATCTCAACACACTTCCAGACCTAGCAAGCAACCCAATTCGATCCCAGATTGTAGCAGCTTTCTTTGATAGAAG AAACTTCCAGAAAGGAGATGAAGGCTCAGTTCAAGAAATTGGCTTTGAGGAGTTCCTCATTGTCATGTCTTACTTCAGAGCTCCATCAGTGCACATGACAGAGGAACAAAGAGAAGAGATACGGAGGACAAAACTGCGCT TCCTTTTTAACATGCATGACACTGACAATGATGGGACCATAACACTGGAGGAATACAAACAT GTAGTGGAGGAGCTGCTCTCTAGGAGTGGATCACTCGGAAGGGAAACAGCCAAGGGCATTGCAGATGCTGCCATGCTGGAGGTTGCTAACATTTCAGTGGGCCGCATG ATTCTGAAAGGAATAGAAATTGAGACGAGGATGCACATCCGGTTCTTAAATGTGGACACAACGAGTCTGTGCAAATGA
- the m17 gene encoding IL-6 subfamily cytokine M17, producing the protein MNCHDRNMFWQGHRPQSTSKIFLSLVLSTIIALVNTTVPCNQSYTKTIHKGVKLSKLMKKSTAELLKTYQASEGDFAKQFCKMQMDNVPSSSLSGQTSSDRMLNIYTRLKEFQPHIKKVLKQQTVLLPPQSPLLKSLDETFQRTGHLAHRMNCILQILQPNIPIFEPAASPTGIPLPQNVFQQKVYGCVVLTRLNKFLSRVVDELRSFKGR; encoded by the exons ATGAATTGTCATGATAGGAACATGTTTTGGCAGGGCCACAGACCACAGTCAACATCTA AGATCTTCCTCTCCCTTGTCCTGTCAACTATCATTGCATTAGTAAACACAACAGTTCCATGCAACCAGAGCTATACTAAAACTATTCATAAAGGTGTGAAACTCAGCAAGCTTATGAAGAAGAGCACTGCAGAACTATTAAAAACATAT CAAGCCAGTGAGGGAGACTTTGCAAAGCAGTTCTGCAAAATGCAGATGGACAACGTTCCGTCATCAAGCCTCTCAGGACAAACTTCATCTGACCGCATGTTGAACATTTACACACGACTAAAGGAGTTCCAGCCTCACATAAAAAAAGTCCTGAAGCAGCAAACTGTCTTGCTGCCTCCTCAGAGCCCTTTGCTTAAAAGCCTAGATGAGACTTTTCAACGAACTGGCCACCTTGCCCACAGAATGAACTGCATTCTGCAGATCTTGCAGCCCAATATTCCCATATTTGAGCCAGCAGCCAGTCCCACCGGAATTCCCCTGCCTCAAAATGTATTTCAGCAAAAGGTCTATGGGTGTGTCGTCCTGACTCGGCTCAACAAGTTCCTCTCAAGAGTCGTTGATGAACTGAGGTCATTCAAGGGTAGATAg